In Arcanobacterium canis, the sequence CCCGGCACGCCGAGAGCGCCGTCGGCGTCCGGATCGCCTTCTGTTTCGTCGTGTGTTTGGGAAGCATCCTCTTCCACACGTGTTTCAGCATCGGCGCGAGCGGCCATTTTTGCACGCTCAGTCATCCGGGCCACACGGCGGTCTTCAGGATCATCTTGTACTTCGTCGTTGCCGGTGAGCTGCCAACTACGATAGGCGAGAGCCAAAAGGAAGGCTGCAGATCCCAAGGAAATAACGATAGCGGTGAGCATCATGGCCTGCACGAGAGGATCAGCCATCCGCTCAGCTGGCGCAACACCAACAAGAGGCGGTTCCCCTGAGCGACCACCTGCGATCAAGAAGAGGATGTTGACGCCGTTAGTAATCGAGGTCAAGCCCAAAATGATACGAGTGAGCGACCGTTCGAGGACAAGATAGACCCCTACCCCAACGAGCACAGCAGCAAGGAATACCAATACTAATGACACGCTCATGCCTGGCCTCCTTTCCGGCGAACAACAGCTCGATCATTACTACTGTCGTCATCTGTGTCCTTGTCATGTGGCATGTGGATTCCGAGTGCGCTCGCCGCTGCATCGAAACGCTCCAGGCGCGAATCTGCTGCTGGAGTCAGCGAGACGGCGTCGTCGTCGGAGATGCCCTCCAGTTCGCCGTGCCGGTCAATCTCGGCTCCCAAGGAGCGCAAAATATCCAAAACCAACCCGACCACCACGAAATACACTCCGATATCGAAGAAAATTGCCGTCGCCAAGTGAACGTGACCGAACGCAGGGAGGACAAAGTCAAGTTTCGCAGTTTGGAGGATAGTTCCCCCCACTGCCACCGGCACCAGAGCTGCAACCGCCGCAATACTCATGCCCGCCCCCATGAGGTGACCGGGGTGAAGCGGCACAGCAGCGCCAAGTTCGTAGCGTCCGCCGGCAAGGTAACGAATCGTGAGCGCAATTCCTGCAAGGAGGCCACCGGCGAATCCTCCACCTGGCTGATTGTGCCCTGAGAAGAGGAAAAACACCGACACCACCAGCATTGCGTGGTAGACCGACCGCGTACCTATTTCTAAGATCACGCTTCGTGACGACTTGCGCAGTGCTTCAGCCCCCACAAGCCAGAGTTGCGACGCTGCGCGAGATTCGCGCACGCGTGCCGACGTCGTCGGCGTTGGGTTCTGTTTGCCTGGGGTATCAATCGTCTGCAACCCCTTCTTATCCCAAAACATTCGTGAACGTGGCGAATGTTTTGGCTGGATATCTTGGCTGCGGGCGTCGCAAAAATTCACTTCGCGGCGGAAGCCTGAGCGTTCGCGAACCTCCACGGGAATTGCCACGTTACGCAGCCGATCTACGCGGCCAATACGATCACGGATGAAGAGCAGCGACGATACGCCGATTGCACATGCAATGAGGACGGAAAGCTCGCCCATCGTGTCCCACGCGCGGATATCCACCAATGTCACATTCACGATGTTCTTTCCATAGCCGTGACGATATGCGAGATCGTGAAAGTCACGCGATATCGGATCGGCAACGCGCACCCCGGCTGCGAGTGCGCCAATCACTGCCACTGTCACCCCTGCCAGCACTCCCAAACCAACTCTCCACCAACGAGTCACGGCGAGTGGGCGATTCGAAAAATATGCAGGGAATCGCCGCAAAACCAAGACAAAAACCACAAGGCTCATGGTCTCGACAAGCACTTGCGTCAGGGCGAGATCCGGTGCGCCGTAGAGTTCGTAGATCAATGCGACGCCGTATCCTGCAGTTCCCAGTAGAAGCACGGCTTTCATCCGGT encodes:
- a CDS encoding Na(+)/H(+) antiporter subunit C → MSVSLVLVFLAAVLVGVGVYLVLERSLTRIILGLTSITNGVNILFLIAGGRSGEPPLVGVAPAERMADPLVQAMMLTAIVISLGSAAFLLALAYRSWQLTGNDEVQDDPEDRRVARMTERAKMAARADAETRVEEDASQTHDETEGDPDADGALGVPGDPGATCRPDYTNREAGER